One Osmerus mordax isolate fOsmMor3 chromosome 25, fOsmMor3.pri, whole genome shotgun sequence DNA window includes the following coding sequences:
- the oatx gene encoding solute carrier family 22 member 6-A, translating into MGFADLLNDVGGFGRFQWLHVTLISIPGLLMASQNLLNNFTAGTPSHHCTIPNRTSIASTHNISLEDVDESQLLRVFIPTDAGGNRLDKCTRYVEAQWHLLEGNASTPVTFANGTEPETELCLDGWTYSRTEFLSTIVTEWDLVCTLRPLKQMSQTVYMGGVLTGAIIFGGLSDRFGRKALLVWSYFQLAVLGSCTALSPSYVAFCTFRFLAGMAVSGIILNAVSLKVEWIPTKSRTVVGTLTSFFFTFGQMLLAGIAHSLRDWRQLQIAVCAPFILFFLYSWWFYESARWLVLNRRTKEAVSLLHRVARTNGKPEMVDKITVAVVESHMHKEIQCSKSVYTAYNLVKTRVMRRVSICLMVVWFSTSFAYYGIAMDLQKFGLNIYLMQIIFGFVDFPAKLVALGMLTYLGRRVTQATCLIVSGLIIFANIFVPSDMQTVRTTLACLGKAFTSSSFTCVYLFTGELYPTVIRQTGMGFTSTMSRLGSMAAPAVLILDEVLPALPGMVYGGAALVAGVFACFLPETLDVPLPDTIEDVEEKWGKSPSEQEKQELKESVALQDLKETPGVEEDSGKAAGLNAL; encoded by the exons ATGGGGTTTGCGGACCTCCTGAATGACGTTGGCGGGTTCGGACGGTTTCAGTGGCTCCACGTCACGCTGATCTCGATTCCCGGTCTGCTGATGGCTAGCCAGAACCTCCTCAACAACTTCACGGCGGGAACGCCGTCGCATCACTGTACCATCCCGAACAGAACTTCCATCGCGAGCACTCACAACATCTCCCTCGAGGACGTGGATGAGAGTCAACTGCTGCGCGTCTTCATCCCGACCGACGCTGGCGGGAACAGACTGGACAAGTGTACGCGGTACGTGGAGGCGCAGTGGCATCTCCTCGAGGGCAACGCGAGCACACCGGTAACGTTCGCTAATGGGACGGAGCCCGAGACGGAGTTGTGCCTGGACGGGTGGACGTACAGCCGGACGGAGTTCCTCTCCACCATCGTGACAGAG TGGGACTTGGTATGTACGTTGCGCCCTCTGAAGCAGATGAGTCAGACCGTCTACATGGGCGGAGTCCTGACAGGAGCCATTATTTTCGGAGGGCTGTCGGACAG gttcgGTCGTAAGGCTCTGCTGGTGTGGTCCTACTTCCAGCTGGCTGTGCTGGGTTCCTGCACGGCCCTGTCCCCCTCTTACGTAGCCTTCTGCACCTTCCGCTTCCTCGCCGGCATGGCCGTGTCGGGGATCATCCTCAACGCTGTCTCCCTCA aggTGGAGTGGATCCCCACCAAGTCTCGGACAGTGGTGGGCACCCTGACCTCCTTCTTCTTCACGTTCGGTCAGATGCTGCTGGCAGGGATCGCCCACAGTCTCAGAGACTGGCGCCAACTGCAGATTGCCGTCTGCGCACCGTTCATCCTGTTCTTCCTCTACAGCTG GTGGTTCTATGAGTCGGCCCGTTGGCTGGTTCTGAACCGGAGGACCAAGGAGGCTGTGAGTCTGCTGCATCGTGTGGCTCGCACCAACGGCAAGCCAGAGATGGTCGACAAGATCACcgtagcg gtggtGGAGTCTCACATGCACAAGGAGATCCAGTGCAGTAAGTCTGTGTACACGGCCTACAACCTGGTGAAGACGCGGGTCATGAGGAGGGTCTCTATCTGCCTCATGGTTGTCTG GTTCTCCACCAGCTTTGCCTACTATGGCATTGCCATGGACCTGCAGAAGTTTGGTCTGAACATCTACCTCATGCAAATAATCTTTGGGTTTGTCGACTTCCCTGCCAAGTTGGTGGCACTGGGCATGCTCACTTACCTCGGCCGGAGGGTCACCCAGGCCACCTGCCTCATTGTGTCCGGGCTTATCATCTTTGCTAACATCTTTGTCCCTTCAG ACATGCAGACCGTGAGGACCACACTAGCCTGTCTGGGGAAGGCCTTCACCTCATCCTCCTTCACCTGTGTTTACCTCTTTACTGGAGAACTCTACCCTACTGTCATCAG ACAGACGGGGATGGGTTTCACCTCCACCATGTCCCGGCTGGGCAGCATGGCGGCCCCGGCCGTGCTCATCCTGGACGAGGTCCTCCCCGCCCTGCCCGGCATGGTGTACGGGGGCGCCGCCCTAGTGGCCGGGGTGTTTGCCTGTTTCCTGCCCGAGACGCTTGACGTGCCGCTGCCAGACACCATCGAGGACGTGGAGGAGAAGTG gggcaaGAGTCCGTCAgagcaggagaagcaggagctcaAGGAGAGCGTGGCGTTGCAGGATCTGAAGGAGACGCCCGGAGTTGAAGAGGATTCTGGAAAGGCTGCAGGCCTAAATGCTCTCTGA
- the LOC136933445 gene encoding reticulon-3-B-like produces MDPTAQSAHISSSQNSAAAMKESTLSALELVYWRDPKKSAVAFGLSLVVLVSLATFSVISVVSYLLLAFLCVSITFRIYKSVIQAVQKSEDGHPFKALMERDISVPAETFRKGVDVSLTYVNRFTRQARRLLLVEDLVDSLKLAGVMWLMTYVGAVFNGITILILADIIFFSTPLIYEKNKTQIDRYIDLIRSRVEETMAKLQDKLPGAIKRTKAE; encoded by the exons ATGGACCCCACGGCCCAGTCTGCTCACATCTCGTCCTCTCAAAACTCCGCAGCAGCGATGAAAGAATCCACGTTATCAG CCCTAGAGCTGGTCTACTGGCGTGACCCCAAGAAGTCGGCGGTGGCGTTCGGCCTATCCCTAGTGGTGCTGGTCTCCTTGGCGACTTTCAGCGTGATCAGTGTAGTGTCCTATCTGCTGCTGGCCTTCCTCTGCGTCTCCATCACCTTCCGCATCTACAAGTCTGTCATCCAGGCCGTGCAGAAGTCTGAAGATGGCCACCCCTTCAA GGCCCTGATGGAGCGTGACATCAGCGTCCCTGCGGAGACCTTCCGGAAGGGAGTGGATGTGTCGCTGACCTACGTGAACCGCTTCACCAGACAGGCACGCCGTCTCTTACTAGTGGAGGACCTGGTGGATTCCCTTaag ttggCAGGTGTGATGTGGCTGATGACCTACGTGGGAGCTGTCTTCAATGGCATCACCATCCTCATTTTGG ctgacaTCATCTTTTTCAGCACACCTCTGATATATGAGAAGAACAAG ACCCAGATTGATCGATACATTGATCTGATTCGCTCTCGGGTGGAGGAGACCATGGCCAa gcTTCAAGACAAGCTCCCAGGGGCCATAAAGCGCACTAAAGCAGAGtga
- the map4k6 gene encoding mitogen-activated protein kinase kinase kinase kinase 6: MDAIGVSYTNPLDDYELIRRIGSGTYGDVFKARNLQTSEISAIKVVKLDPGDDITCIQQEITMMRECSHRNIVAYYGSYNRNNKLWICMEFCGGGSLQDLYRVTGPLKERQIAYVCRETLQGLHHLHQAGKMHRDIKGANILLTERGDVKLADFGVAAEINASVAKRKSFIGTPYWMAPEVAAVEKKGGYDQLCDVWALGITAIELAELQPPMFDLHPMRALMLMSKSNFQPPKLKDKAKWSAAMHSFVKLSLTKNPRKRPTAEKMLQHVFVTQLLTRNLAIELLDHAGNADLLTSQTMDESDLETCSAFPDKIQSLVRHQPPQRTQSEEKFGQVLFPCPLRKEGEPDLGSYEDWCMVEEESSSLGLLESVEEALQGRSLTMKRAPSGGDSPEEDWGGTVKRSPAPLLSTVPIYPPEGYPGYTDPSPSTGPTPFTPTSTSTDQSKSLSSDAVLFSSSLFTDDSIFSELTLSDSPEEGNSEAQGQKAEERPRPLPPPAWTLRRNTEDTGEVCHGLPPTPKVHMGACFSKVFNGCPLTVHCAATWVLPKTKDQHLILGTEQGIYTLNLNELHEDSMEKLVAQRCTWLYVMNNVLMSVSGKSSQLCSQRLTSLFDQRRCKRQGQLSINAHRLSERINSRKFSISGKVPDTKGCRRCAVVRSPYTDSVFLCALVPTGLVLLLWYEPLQKFMQLKHITTTLPESPPVFELLVREREELPQLCVGVSRRQSPDCSHAPGHISFHIIPLDDSPPLTPPPTWPPLQVVQVTQRDRDSILIVLKDSVEVVNLEGMANPRMTSMTFDFPIQTLVCLQDSVLVFWRHGLRGRSLDRDEVTQDITDESRVFKVLGDTRDIILQSTPTEDASSPSNLYILTGHESSY; this comes from the exons ATGGATGCGATCGGTGTTTCCTATACGAACCCGTTAGATGACTACGAGCTAATACGCCGAATTGGGAGCGGCACATACGGGGACGTCTTTAAG gctCGGAACCTCCAGACGTCTGAGATTTCTGCCATCAAGGTGGTCAAACTGGACCCTG GTGATGACATCACATGTATCCAGCAGGAGATTACCATGATGAGGGAAtgctcacacagaaacatagtGGCGTACTACGGCAGCTACAACAG GAACAACAAGCTATGGATCTGTATGGAGTTCTGTGGAGGAGGATCCCTGCAGGATCTCTACAGAG TGACGGGCCCTctgaaggagagacagatagcATATGTCTGCAGAGAGACGTTACAG GGACTGCATCACCTGCACCAAGCTGGTAAAATGCACAGAGATATAAAG ggAGCCAACATCttactgacagagagaggagacgtcAAACTGG cGGACTTTGGCGTAGCGGCCGAGATCAACGCCTCAGTGGCCAAAAGGAAATCCTTCATCGGCACCCCCTACTG GATGGCGCCCGAGGTGGCAGCGGTGGAGAAGAAGGGCGGGTACGACCAGCTGTGTGACGTCTGGGCGTTGGGCATTACGGCCATCGAGCTGGCTGAGCTGCAGCCGCCCATGTTCGACCTGCACCCCATGAG gGCATTGATGTTGATGTCGAAGAGCAACTTCCAGCCTCCCAAGCTGAAGGACAAGGCCAAGTG gtcggCTGCCATGCACAGTTTTGTGAAACTGTCTCTGACCAAGAACCCTCGCAAGAGACCCACAGCAGAGAAGATGCTGCAG cATGTATTCGTGACCCAGCTGCTCACCAGGAACCTGGCCATCGAGCTGCTGGACCATGCAGGGAACGCTGACCTTCTGACCTCACAGACCATGGACGAGTCTGACCTGGAg accTGCAGTGCATTCCCTGATAAGATCCAGTCATTGGTGAGACACCAGCCTCCCCAGAGGACACAGTCAGAGGAGAAGT ttggtCAGGTGCTGTTCCCCTGCCctctgaggaaggagggagagcctGATCTG GGCAGCTATGAGGACTGGTGTATGGTtgaagaggagagcagctctct ggGTCTACTAGAGAGTGTGGAAGAGGCCCTTCAGGGCAG gagTCTGACCATGAAGAGAGCGCCCTCGGGTGGG gaCTCTCCAGAGGAGGACTGGGGCGGCACAGTGAAGCGAAGCCCCGCCCCCTTGCTGTCAACCGTCCCCATTTACCCCCCCGAAGGTTACCCAGGTTATacagacccctccccctccactggcCCCACCCCCTTCACTCCCACCAGCACATCAACAGACCAATCAAAATCCTTGTCATCAGACGCGGTACTCTTCAGCTCCTCCCTTTTTACTGATGACTCCATCTTCTCTGAGCTCACCCTGTCTGACTCCccagaag AGGGCAACAGTGAGGCGCAGGGTCAGAAGGCGGAGgagaggccccgccccctcccacccccagcgTGGACCCTGAGGAGGAACACTGAGGAcacg GGGGAGGTTTGTCACGGACTTCCACCCACACCCAAAGTCCAC ATGGGGGCGTGTTTCTCCAAAGTGTTCAACGGATGTCCACTGACTGTCCACTGTGCGGCCACATGGGTTCTACCCAAGACCAAAG accaGCACCTGATCCTGGGCACAGAGCAGGGCATCTACACCCTGAACCTCAACGAGCTCCACGAGGACAGCATGGAGAAG ttgGTGGCTCAGAGGTGTACGTGGTTGTATGTGATGAACAACGTCCTCATGTCTGTCTCAG GTAAGTCTTCTCAGCTTTGCTCCCAGCGGCTCACCTCCCTCTTCGACCAGCGCAGATGCAAGAGGCAAGGGCAGCTGTCAATCAACGCTCACCGCCTATCAGAGAGGATAAACTCCAG gAAGTTCTCCATATCAGGGAAGGTTCCAGACACTAAGGGTTGTCGGCGCTGTGCTGTAG tGCGTAGCCCCTACACAGacagtgtgttcctgtgtgcgcTGGTTCCTACAGGCCTGGTTCTGCTGCTCTGGTACGAACCCCTGCAGAAGTTCATGCAGTTGAAG cacatAACCACCACCCTGCCAGAGTCTCCTCCTGTATTTGAGCTgctggtcagagagagggaggagcttcCACAGCTTTGTGTGGGCGTGAGCAGACGCCAGTCACCCGACTGCAGCCATGCCCCCGGACACATCAGCTTTCACATCATCCCTCTGGATGACTCTCCTCCGCTAACCCCGCCCCCAACATGGCCGCCGCTACAGGTGGTGCAGGTGACCCAGAGGGACAGGGACTCCATCCTCATCGTCCTGAAGG ACTCGGTGGAGGTGGTGAACTTGGAGGGCATGGCCAACCCAAGAATGACCTCCATGACCTTTGACTTCCCCATCCAGACTCTAG TGTGTTTGCAGGACAGTGTTCTGGTTTTCTGGAGACATGgcctgagggggaggagcctggacaGAGACGAG GTGACTCAGGACATCACTGATGAGAGCAGAGTGTTCAAGGTCCTGGGAGATACCAG gGACATAATTCTCCAGAGCACCCCCACCGAGGACGCTTCCTCCCCCAGCAACCTGTACATCCTGACTGGACACGAGAGCAGTTACTGA
- the hmgb3b gene encoding high mobility group protein B3b, whose amino-acid sequence MAKGDPRKPKGKMSAYAFFVQTCRDEHKKKNPDVPVNFSDFSKKCSGRWKTMSPKEKSRFEDQAKQDKARFDQEMKGYTPSKGAGRGKKARKDPNAPKRPPSGFFLFCAEQRPNIKSQNPSFGIGDVAKKLGEMWNNLSDSSKQPYVAKANKLKDKYQKDMADYRGKSKMGGASASKSKKAADDDDEDDEEEDDEEDDDDDDDDDE is encoded by the exons ATGGCCAAAGGTGACCCTCGGAAGCCCAAGGGCAAGATGTCCGCCTACGCTTTCTTCGTTCAGACCTGCCGTGACGAACACAAGAAGAAGAACCCAGATGTCCCGGTCAACTTCTCAGACTTCTCCAAGAAGTGCTCCGGAAGGTGGAAG ACCATGTCTCCCAAGGAGAAGTCAAGGTTCGAGGACCAGGCCAAGCAGGACAAGGCTCGCTTTGACCAGGAGATGAAGGGTTACACACCCAGCAAGGGTGCGGGCAGGGGCAAGAAGGCTCGGAAGGACCCCAACGCCCCCAAGAGACCCCC gtctgGGTTCTTCCTCTTCTGTGCTGAGCAACGCCCCAACATCAAATCCCAGAACCCCAGCTTTGGCATCGGGGACGTGGCTAAGAAGCTGGGCGAGATGTGGAACAACCTGTCCGACTCCAGCAAGCAGCCCTACGTGGCCAAGGCCAACAAGCTGAAGGATAAGTACCAGAAG GACATGGCAGACTacagagggaaaagcaaaatgGGCGGGGCGTCCGCCTCCAAATCGAAGAAGGCTGCGGACGACGACGACGAGGACGACGAGGAAGAAGACGACGAGGAAGACGAcgatgacgacgacgacgacgatgaATAA